One Megasphaera elsdenii DSM 20460 genomic window carries:
- a CDS encoding IclR family transcriptional regulator — translation MAKEEHHSSLLKSLEKSLDVLDLFVECNTGMTLKDIAEHTHLNTSTAFRIVNTLERRQYLTRNDMSKQYRLGPRALALGYSSHWTENVITLAKPYLRRLQQLFNETVSIYIAEGDCRICLDHVESTHSLRRVIPIGESLPLYKGAAGRVLLAWTSDDERKRYIEKYGNISEEEFAAIRHNGYAMTQDESEHGLFALSVPIFNFEGQVIASLTIAGPSMRFYDSIRQKMLFTMSQYAYEISHSLGYRKKA, via the coding sequence GTGGCAAAAGAAGAGCATCACAGCAGTTTATTGAAGTCCTTGGAAAAGAGCCTCGACGTCCTCGACCTCTTCGTGGAATGTAATACCGGCATGACCCTGAAGGACATTGCCGAACACACCCACTTGAATACGTCGACGGCCTTCCGCATTGTAAACACCTTGGAGCGGCGCCAGTATTTGACCCGCAACGATATGTCCAAGCAGTACCGCCTCGGTCCCCGAGCCCTGGCGCTGGGCTATTCGTCTCATTGGACAGAGAATGTCATCACTTTGGCCAAACCTTATTTACGGCGTTTACAGCAGTTGTTTAATGAAACGGTCAGCATTTACATTGCCGAAGGCGACTGCCGCATCTGCCTGGACCACGTCGAAAGCACCCATTCCCTGCGCCGGGTCATCCCCATCGGGGAGTCCCTGCCGCTCTATAAGGGGGCTGCCGGCCGGGTCCTGCTGGCCTGGACGAGCGATGACGAACGCAAGCGGTACATTGAAAAATACGGCAATATTTCTGAAGAAGAGTTCGCGGCCATCCGCCATAATGGCTATGCCATGACTCAGGATGAAAGCGAACACGGCTTATTTGCCCTGTCGGTACCTATCTTCAATTTTGAGGGCCAGGTCATCGCCTCTTTGACTATCGCCGGGCCGTCTATGCGTTTCTATGACTCGATCCGTCAGAAAATGCTGTTCACCATGAGCCAGTATGCCTATGAGATTTCCCATTCCCTGGGCTACCGGAAGAAAGCATGA
- a CDS encoding DUF2156 domain-containing protein yields MEDKPIIDDYFHQKRYEQADATFMTLFAWQKPYEIQWAEEDNVLYIRSGRGKKQFWIPPFARKDGSFAKGVLRMHEWFEEHGYPFLMKGVTPAAVERIKALCEDCYDFTPDRDNYEYVYLTQNLINLSGKKYRQKKNNLNHFRNQYFGNWEYVPITEDIFDECLAAEQSWYDQHEAGDEDDELLGERHAIETVFNNWEVLQPTGGAIRMYNKIVAFSIGEMLNDDTAIIHFEKSDPTIRGLYQVINHEFVVHAWPHTTYINREEDMGIPGLRHSKESYNPDHFVEKYDVTLRQK; encoded by the coding sequence TTGGAAGATAAACCCATTATAGATGACTATTTTCATCAGAAAAGATATGAACAGGCTGATGCTACCTTTATGACGCTATTTGCCTGGCAGAAGCCCTATGAAATCCAGTGGGCTGAAGAAGACAATGTCCTCTACATCCGCTCGGGCCGCGGCAAGAAACAGTTCTGGATCCCGCCTTTCGCCCGCAAAGACGGCAGTTTCGCTAAAGGCGTCCTGCGCATGCATGAATGGTTCGAAGAACACGGCTATCCTTTCTTGATGAAAGGCGTCACGCCGGCTGCTGTCGAACGGATCAAAGCGCTCTGCGAAGACTGTTACGACTTCACGCCGGACCGGGACAATTATGAATATGTCTACCTGACGCAGAACCTGATTAATCTGTCGGGCAAGAAATACCGCCAGAAAAAGAATAACCTCAACCATTTCCGTAATCAGTATTTCGGCAACTGGGAATACGTCCCCATTACGGAAGATATCTTCGATGAATGTCTGGCCGCTGAACAGTCCTGGTATGACCAGCATGAAGCCGGCGATGAAGACGATGAACTCTTAGGCGAACGCCATGCCATCGAAACGGTCTTTAACAACTGGGAAGTCCTCCAGCCGACAGGCGGCGCCATCCGCATGTATAATAAGATCGTCGCCTTCTCCATCGGTGAAATGCTCAACGATGATACGGCTATCATCCATTTTGAAAAGAGCGATCCGACCATCCGCGGCCTGTACCAGGTCATCAACCATGAATTTGTCGTCCATGCCTGGCCGCACACGACGTACATCAACCGCGAAGAAGACATGGGGATTCCCGGCCTGCGCCATTCCAAAGAATCGTATAATCCGGATCACTTCGTCGAAAAATACGACGTCACACTGCGCCAGAAATAA
- a CDS encoding GNAT family N-acetyltransferase — protein MHFRLATESDRGLVESLWDYCFEHREDPFFQWYFNHFYRPENVLMGFEGDDMACLTHLNPYTLCLRGKAIDTSYIVGLATHPAARRSGVGGKLLTAALKEMKRRGHYIHILMPSKAGFYQPYGYELYCHQWKETMPLEALRPLTDRTVRYAFVNSPDQWPYLAAVYEGYTKGLSGYALRDEQSWRSHIEAQLAEGNIAVCFDGDEPIGYAFYQLGEPTIISGEFVYTCRKGKRGLLGYMYNHRSQGEAFQWNEGIHDQSYRFYPDGKQGHETMPFMTGRIVDVKGALEQLPYQTDGTVTFHTEDPLADWNCGTFTLTVNNGKPVVTQEKNEQADVTLPIGTLALLAFGAMDVNDLVFNEKLQGNEQALQTLQALFPTEKNWINEWY, from the coding sequence ATGCACTTCCGTTTAGCGACTGAATCGGACCGGGGCCTCGTCGAAAGCCTTTGGGACTATTGTTTCGAACACCGGGAAGATCCGTTTTTCCAGTGGTATTTCAATCATTTTTATCGGCCTGAAAACGTCCTCATGGGCTTTGAAGGCGATGATATGGCCTGCCTGACCCATCTCAATCCGTATACGCTGTGCCTGCGCGGCAAAGCCATCGACACGTCGTATATCGTCGGTCTGGCAACGCATCCTGCAGCCCGGCGCAGCGGTGTCGGCGGGAAACTGTTGACGGCAGCCCTAAAGGAAATGAAGCGCCGCGGCCATTACATTCACATCCTCATGCCCAGCAAGGCCGGTTTCTATCAGCCTTATGGCTATGAACTCTATTGTCATCAGTGGAAGGAAACGATGCCCCTGGAAGCCTTGCGGCCTCTGACGGACCGGACCGTGCGCTATGCCTTTGTCAACAGCCCGGATCAGTGGCCTTATCTGGCCGCCGTTTATGAAGGCTATACGAAGGGCCTGTCCGGCTATGCCCTGCGCGATGAACAGAGCTGGCGGAGCCATATCGAGGCCCAGCTGGCCGAAGGCAATATCGCTGTCTGCTTCGATGGGGATGAACCGATTGGCTATGCCTTCTATCAGCTGGGAGAACCGACCATCATCAGCGGTGAATTTGTTTACACCTGCCGCAAGGGAAAACGGGGCCTCTTAGGCTATATGTACAACCACCGTTCTCAAGGCGAGGCCTTCCAATGGAACGAAGGCATCCATGACCAGTCCTATCGCTTTTATCCCGACGGGAAACAGGGCCATGAAACGATGCCCTTCATGACGGGCCGCATCGTCGATGTCAAAGGGGCCTTGGAACAGCTTCCCTACCAGACCGACGGTACGGTTACCTTCCATACGGAAGACCCCTTGGCGGATTGGAACTGCGGGACCTTTACCTTGACAGTAAACAATGGTAAACCCGTAGTTACCCAAGAAAAGAATGAGCAGGCCGACGTTACCCTGCCCATCGGTACCCTGGCTTTATTAGCCTTTGGCGCCATGGATGTAAACGACCTGGTTTTCAATGAAAAACTACAGGGAAATGAACAGGCCCTGCAAACCCTGCAGGCCCTCTTCCCGACCGAAAAAAACTGGATCAACGAGTGGTATTAG
- a CDS encoding DNA-3-methyladenine glycosylase translates to MTGRKWRADEFCVDTSVLAPRLLGQYLIHETPQGLCSGLIVETEAYGGCYDGFADDGAHSFHGLTKRTAPMFHAGGISYVYLIYGMYCCFNVVAGPEGQGQAVLIRAVEPAEGTPLMVQRRKAKKVSKNLTNGPGKLCQALAITRDQNGLDLTGDELYLAHPLRQEPFSIVQTTRINIDYAERGKHFPWRFYIKDNPYVSKL, encoded by the coding sequence ATGACCGGCCGGAAATGGAGGGCTGACGAATTTTGCGTCGACACCAGCGTACTGGCCCCGCGCCTGCTGGGGCAGTACCTCATCCATGAAACGCCACAGGGCCTCTGCAGTGGCCTCATCGTCGAGACCGAAGCTTATGGCGGCTGTTACGACGGCTTTGCCGACGACGGAGCCCATAGCTTTCATGGCCTTACCAAGCGGACGGCACCGATGTTCCACGCCGGCGGCATCAGTTATGTCTACCTGATTTACGGCATGTACTGCTGCTTCAATGTCGTCGCCGGTCCGGAAGGACAGGGCCAGGCCGTGCTCATACGGGCTGTTGAACCAGCTGAAGGGACTCCGCTCATGGTACAGCGCCGGAAGGCGAAGAAAGTCAGCAAGAATCTGACTAACGGGCCGGGAAAACTTTGCCAGGCCCTGGCTATTACGCGGGACCAGAACGGTCTGGATTTGACCGGTGATGAACTCTATCTGGCCCATCCGCTGCGTCAGGAACCTTTTTCTATCGTTCAGACGACGCGCATCAATATTGACTATGCCGAACGGGGAAAGCATTTTCCCTGGCGGTTCTATATAAAAGACAATCCTTATGTGTCTAAATTGTAA